A stretch of the Desulfobaccales bacterium genome encodes the following:
- a CDS encoding Xaa-Pro peptidase family protein, protein MEPVPVVEITSRVESLIEKLAPAGIGLALIRQPADLFYYTGTVVDGFLAVAAGSQPLLLVRRPHKDPPEAGPWPRAMYRDLKELPKILAASGFTPREALALELDVIPAAMFKRIQEQLFPGHAIMDLSPLIRQQRMVKSAYELDQVRLAAAVLDQVHEEVPGLLKPGMSELEVSAALEYRLRLLGHQGLVRVRNWDLEVFYGHVLSGISGLLTAYTDTPSGGPGFSTAFPQGPSLKPLAVGEPISVDLAACVNGYIVDMTRMYALESLPEAAWEAFDAVEELYRLFVATARPGVKPGDIFQVLSEAVRGRGLGDCFMGPGADRVSFLAHGVGLELDEFPFITARFPYPLEADMVLAFEPKFFLPEIGMIGQEDTGRITPAGVEWLTHSPRGITVIKQ, encoded by the coding sequence ATGGAGCCGGTGCCGGTGGTTGAAATCACCTCCCGGGTGGAGTCCCTTATAGAAAAGCTGGCGCCGGCCGGCATCGGCCTGGCCCTGATTCGCCAGCCCGCGGACCTGTTCTATTATACCGGCACGGTGGTGGATGGCTTCCTGGCGGTGGCCGCCGGTTCGCAGCCGTTGCTGCTGGTGCGCCGTCCCCATAAAGACCCGCCGGAGGCGGGCCCCTGGCCCCGGGCCATGTACCGGGACTTAAAAGAACTTCCCAAAATTCTGGCTGCTTCGGGGTTTACGCCCCGGGAGGCCCTGGCCCTGGAGCTGGATGTCATCCCTGCCGCGATGTTTAAGCGCATCCAGGAGCAGCTCTTCCCCGGGCATGCCATTATGGACCTCTCACCCCTCATCCGGCAGCAGCGCATGGTCAAAAGCGCCTATGAGCTGGACCAGGTGCGTCTGGCTGCAGCCGTGTTGGACCAGGTCCATGAGGAGGTGCCGGGGCTTTTAAAGCCGGGCATGTCCGAACTGGAGGTGTCCGCAGCCCTGGAATACCGCCTGCGCCTCCTGGGCCACCAGGGCTTGGTGCGAGTGCGCAACTGGGATTTGGAGGTTTTTTACGGCCACGTGCTCTCCGGAATATCGGGTTTGCTGACGGCCTACACCGACACCCCCAGTGGCGGCCCGGGATTCAGCACAGCCTTCCCCCAGGGGCCGTCTTTAAAACCGCTGGCGGTGGGCGAACCCATCAGCGTCGATCTGGCCGCCTGCGTCAACGGCTACATCGTGGACATGACGCGGATGTACGCCCTGGAATCCCTGCCTGAGGCGGCCTGGGAGGCCTTCGACGCGGTGGAGGAACTCTATCGGCTCTTTGTCGCGACGGCCCGGCCCGGGGTTAAACCCGGGGACATTTTCCAGGTGCTCTCGGAGGCCGTCCGGGGCCGGGGCCTGGGGGACTGCTTTATGGGCCCGGGAGCGGACCGGGTTAGTTTTCTGGCCCACGGCGTGGGGTTGGAACTGGATGAATTCCCGTTCATCACGGCCCGGTTCCCCTATCCCCTGGAGGCCGATATGGTGCTGGCCTTCGAGCCCAAGTTTTTTCTGCCGGAGATCGGCATGATCGGCCAGGAAGACACCGGCCGCATTACCCCCGCGGGGGTGGAATGGCTGACCCACAGCCCACGGGGGATTACCGTAATAAAACAGTGA
- a CDS encoding LUD domain-containing protein, with protein MNVTANPESDNPPETLGRSPAVRAATHRALAARDLLLADYPHWETWRRQARAIKTEAVARLDELLESLAQAVTAWGGRVLWAEDAAQARRLILAIAQEHGVKTVVKSKSMTTEEIGLNPTLTAAGLMVRETDLGEFIVQLAGHPPAHLTAPALHLNRHQIAEIFADHLGAQIPADPEALTRWATTYLNPSFYEAQMGITGVNFATPDGTLILVENESNLRFTATLPKVHVAVMGLEKIIPRLTDVEVMLRLLPASATGQRLTALVHFIQGLKIQPRGKQAFYLVILDNGRRRLAADPEMAEALYCLRCGACLNTCPIFQVGAAHLYGRVYPGAIGILLAPYLAPVGDICDLCTQCGACQEICPVGIRLRDKIQGLRGQSRRFRAIRGLSAAAGAALAHPRGYRGLELVWRGLTGLVARRGWGRGLPRLASESFHRQQRGRLKEDRSGCKNLNPPYPPFSKGRNLAGPSPREQAPESDLTNLDSFLRPTHGAAPTGALLEQRLAEARSSLSRVQGPVALARRLAMAAAPLWLEDHPWLRQVAGRLAELGVKHHIVQAEWAPEAGTVVSVALGAIPETGSVLVDSGCGAAATLSFRAKQHIILIPPDRANLSLSQALEYVRDRGPGMVSWLTGPSRTADIEKVLVLGAQGPVSLEMILYEDQE; from the coding sequence ACCGCGCCCTGGCAGCCCGGGACCTGCTGCTTGCCGACTATCCCCATTGGGAAACCTGGCGCCGTCAGGCCCGGGCCATCAAAACCGAGGCTGTGGCCCGTTTGGACGAGCTCCTGGAGAGCCTGGCGCAGGCCGTAACCGCCTGGGGCGGGCGGGTGCTCTGGGCTGAGGATGCGGCCCAGGCGCGGCGGCTGATCCTTGCCATTGCCCAAGAACACGGGGTCAAGACGGTGGTCAAGTCCAAGTCCATGACCACCGAGGAAATCGGGCTCAATCCCACCCTGACCGCGGCGGGCCTGATGGTCAGGGAGACAGACCTTGGGGAGTTCATTGTGCAGTTGGCCGGCCACCCCCCGGCGCACCTCACCGCTCCGGCCCTCCACCTGAATCGCCACCAGATTGCCGAAATCTTTGCCGACCACCTGGGCGCCCAAATTCCGGCGGACCCGGAGGCTCTGACCCGGTGGGCCACAACCTATTTGAATCCCAGCTTTTATGAGGCCCAGATGGGGATCACCGGGGTCAATTTCGCCACACCGGATGGCACCCTGATTCTGGTGGAAAACGAAAGCAACCTGCGCTTCACCGCCACCCTGCCTAAAGTCCACGTGGCCGTGATGGGCCTGGAAAAGATCATTCCTCGGCTCACAGACGTTGAGGTGATGCTGCGCCTGTTGCCGGCTAGCGCAACGGGCCAGCGGCTCACCGCCTTGGTCCACTTCATTCAGGGACTCAAGATCCAGCCCCGGGGGAAGCAGGCCTTTTATCTGGTGATTTTGGACAATGGCCGGCGGCGTCTGGCCGCGGACCCGGAGATGGCCGAGGCCTTGTATTGCCTCCGGTGCGGGGCCTGTCTCAATACCTGTCCGATTTTTCAGGTGGGCGCGGCGCATCTGTACGGCCGGGTCTATCCCGGAGCCATCGGCATCTTGTTAGCGCCCTACCTGGCCCCGGTGGGAGATATCTGCGATCTCTGCACCCAATGTGGGGCCTGCCAGGAGATTTGTCCCGTGGGCATCCGGCTGCGCGATAAAATCCAGGGGCTGCGCGGGCAGAGCCGCCGATTCCGGGCTATCCGGGGCTTAAGCGCCGCGGCCGGCGCGGCGCTGGCCCATCCCCGCGGGTATCGGGGCCTGGAGTTGGTATGGCGTGGATTGACCGGGCTTGTGGCGCGCCGGGGCTGGGGGCGCGGGCTGCCGCGTTTGGCTTCGGAGAGCTTCCATCGCCAACAACGGGGCCGCCTGAAGGAGGACCGGAGTGGGTGCAAGAACCTAAATCCCCCCTATCCCCCCTTTTCCAAAGGGAGGAATTTAGCGGGGCCTTCCCCTCGAGAGCAAGCACCTGAGTCCGATCTTACAAATCTGGATTCGTTCCTGCGACCGACACATGGGGCCGCCCCGACAGGCGCGCTTTTGGAGCAAAGGCTTGCTGAAGCCCGCAGTTCCTTGAGCCGGGTGCAAGGTCCCGTCGCCCTGGCCCGGCGGCTGGCAATGGCGGCAGCACCTCTGTGGCTGGAAGATCATCCCTGGCTGCGGCAGGTGGCCGGGAGGCTCGCGGAACTGGGGGTTAAACACCATATCGTCCAGGCCGAGTGGGCTCCGGAGGCCGGTACGGTAGTTTCCGTGGCCCTGGGGGCCATCCCCGAGACCGGGAGCGTCCTCGTGGACTCCGGGTGCGGGGCCGCGGCCACTCTGTCCTTTCGAGCCAAACAACACATAATCCTGATCCCCCCGGATAGAGCCAATCTGAGCCTGTCCCAGGCGCTCGAGTACGTCCGGGACCGGGGACCGGGCATGGTGAGCTGGCTCACCGGCCCTTCCCGCACCGCGGACATCGAAAAGGTGCTGGTGCTGGGCGCCCAAGGTCCGGTAAGTCTGGAGATGATCCTGTACGAAGACCAGGAATGA